A single window of Microbispora hainanensis DNA harbors:
- a CDS encoding TetR/AcrR family transcriptional regulator, giving the protein MTDTTPRRRAPAMSTEQRRAMIVAAALPLVAERGAAVTTSQIARAAGIGEGTVFRVFADKDELLDACVTEATDPGHVLRELASISLDDPLADRLAQAVEALRAHLERMGAVIGALHGTGHRLERRGRQGEESVGQAPQSGGRAQEGRPGGGGASRGREASMRAIHEAMVELIEPDRAALRLEPEKIASVFMGMLFVRPQAASGGVEASPEELVDILLHGTLKTPGSAA; this is encoded by the coding sequence ATGACGGACACCACTCCCCGCCGGCGTGCGCCGGCCATGAGCACCGAGCAGCGCAGGGCGATGATCGTCGCCGCCGCGCTTCCGCTGGTCGCCGAGCGCGGCGCCGCCGTCACCACGAGCCAGATCGCCCGGGCCGCCGGAATCGGCGAGGGCACCGTCTTCCGGGTCTTCGCCGACAAGGACGAGCTGCTCGACGCGTGCGTGACCGAGGCGACGGACCCCGGTCACGTGCTGCGCGAGCTGGCCTCGATCTCCCTGGACGACCCGCTCGCCGACCGGCTGGCGCAGGCGGTTGAGGCGCTGCGCGCCCACCTGGAACGCATGGGAGCCGTGATCGGCGCCCTCCACGGCACCGGCCACCGCCTCGAACGCCGCGGACGGCAGGGCGAGGAAAGCGTCGGGCAGGCCCCGCAAAGCGGCGGGCGGGCCCAGGAAGGCAGGCCCGGAGGCGGCGGCGCCTCGCGAGGCAGGGAGGCCTCGATGAGGGCGATCCACGAGGCGATGGTCGAGCTGATCGAACCCGACCGGGCGGCGCTCCGCCTGGAGCCCGAGAAGATCGCCTCCGTCTTCATGGGAATGCTCTTCGTCCGTCCTCAGGCCGCTTCCGGCGGCGTGGAGGCGTCCCCGGAGGAGCTCGTGGACATCCTGCTGCACGGCACGCTCAAGACCCCCGGGAGCGCGGCATGA
- a CDS encoding helix-turn-helix transcriptional regulator, with translation MRAATVAVPGHGPTVDPETLISIAAAVRDHETLRFDYLGHRGGEGRRTAEPHRLVFTGRRWYLPAWDVDRDDWRTFRADRMRLRVPNGPRFTPREPPEDGAAAHVVRGAGSAAWRHRAVVRLHAPADVVGARLTAAAGLPRADGADACVLETGGDSLHNLTAFLTGLDVPCTVLDPPELRDHLRAPAGRYLDAAGGRRADNV, from the coding sequence GTGCGCGCCGCGACGGTCGCGGTGCCGGGGCACGGCCCCACGGTGGACCCCGAGACGCTGATCTCGATCGCCGCGGCCGTCCGCGACCACGAGACCCTGCGGTTCGACTACCTCGGCCACCGAGGCGGCGAGGGACGCCGTACGGCCGAGCCGCACCGGCTCGTCTTCACCGGCCGGCGCTGGTATCTGCCGGCCTGGGACGTCGACCGCGACGACTGGCGGACCTTCCGCGCCGACCGGATGCGGCTCCGCGTCCCGAACGGCCCCCGCTTCACCCCGCGCGAACCGCCCGAGGACGGCGCCGCCGCCCACGTCGTACGCGGAGCGGGCTCGGCCGCCTGGAGGCACCGGGCCGTCGTACGGCTGCACGCGCCCGCCGATGTTGTGGGCGCGCGGCTCACCGCCGCGGCCGGGCTGCCGCGCGCCGACGGCGCGGACGCCTGCGTGCTGGAGACCGGCGGCGACTCGCTCCACAACCTGACCGCCTTCCTCACCGGGCTCGACGTGCCCTGCACCGTGCTCGACCCGCCCGAGCTGCGCGATCATCTGCGCGCGCCGGCCGGACGCTACCTCGACGCGGCGGGCGGACGGCGAGCGGATAACGTGTGA
- a CDS encoding DUF3995 domain-containing protein, producing MVAGVLLTDAAAHLYWTTGRTWPAHDVRALSLAVLNMEVPFTPPVLIPLVAALTTGAAAVVARSRGRGGRLASLVTLAVGCGVLLRGAAGLVWAFGIGADTGMPFYWLNLFLYTPACLVMPAAVVAVQAGDPATTVFGGRLMPALVFGRPRPEPAGTRGFTSL from the coding sequence CTGGTCGCCGGAGTTCTGCTCACCGACGCGGCGGCACACCTCTACTGGACGACGGGCCGCACCTGGCCCGCCCACGACGTCAGGGCCCTGTCTCTCGCCGTGCTGAACATGGAGGTGCCCTTCACCCCGCCCGTGCTGATCCCGCTGGTCGCCGCGCTGACCACGGGCGCCGCCGCGGTGGTGGCCCGCTCACGCGGACGAGGCGGCAGGCTCGCCTCGCTGGTCACCCTCGCGGTGGGCTGCGGGGTGCTGCTGCGCGGGGCGGCGGGCCTGGTGTGGGCGTTCGGCATCGGCGCCGACACCGGCATGCCGTTCTACTGGCTCAACCTGTTCCTCTACACCCCCGCCTGCCTGGTGATGCCGGCGGCGGTCGTCGCGGTCCAGGCCGGCGATCCGGCTACCACGGTGTTCGGCGGCCGGCTGATGCCCGCGCTGGTCTTCGGCCGTCCGCGTCCGGAGCCGGCCGGCACCAGGGGGTTCACATCCCTATAG
- a CDS encoding RNA polymerase sigma factor: MTAHDTAALVVAAQRGDTVAMNDLLKELTPYLGRICGPIALDAGADAAQEALIAVFRNLRTLKEPAALYGWVRAIAVREAVRIAKREGRTVAAELTELPSPVDVERAADIRDVLGHLSPEHRAVLVLRDLEGLEESAAARLLDVPAGTVKSRLHRARESFRRVWQS; encoded by the coding sequence ATGACCGCGCACGACACCGCCGCCCTGGTGGTGGCCGCCCAGCGCGGCGACACCGTGGCGATGAACGACCTGCTCAAGGAGCTCACGCCCTACCTCGGCCGGATCTGCGGCCCGATCGCGCTGGACGCCGGGGCCGACGCCGCCCAGGAGGCGCTGATCGCGGTCTTCCGCAACCTGCGCACGCTGAAGGAACCCGCCGCCCTGTACGGCTGGGTACGGGCGATCGCCGTACGGGAAGCGGTGCGGATCGCCAAACGGGAGGGCCGCACGGTGGCCGCCGAGCTGACCGAGCTGCCCTCCCCGGTCGACGTCGAACGCGCCGCCGACATCAGGGACGTGCTGGGGCATCTGTCCCCCGAACACCGCGCGGTGCTCGTGCTGCGCGACCTGGAAGGGCTGGAGGAGAGCGCGGCGGCCCGGTTGCTCGACGTGCCGGCCGGCACGGTCAAGTCGCGCCTGCACCGGGCCCGCGAGAGCTTCAGGCGGGTCTGGCAGTCATGA
- a CDS encoding HAMP domain-containing sensor histidine kinase, with translation MRLHDRFSITFRITLFTGVMATFLCALLALSIMTGIHHYVSDDVEREISAAGGRVAVQIERGQMTYPLDVYKSRDLQVVDPSGRVVAATANMRGKPRMANFIPPDTRNSISRVVCGDDFAAPGCNVVVAQWAHRSGERWLVYSAAPQVPPWVDPWLASLVGLSAAALAAAITYLGYRDVRASLRPVDAIRTELDEINETCPSRRVPMPPARDEIRAMAESVNHTLGRLDGALQQVQSALQHQRQFVSNASHDLRTPIAAMRAEVEDGLLAPEETSVSQLGEAILPSLERLEAIVHDLLTIERLEHGAYGEQARIDLAVLVAAELRGRAQKTKRYECALKPGAIVAGDRMRLARLLTSLFDNAERHARSKVSVSVRHEAGEGRGTAVLEVGDDGPGIDQDKREIVFDRFTRLDTARSRNAGGAGLGLPIARQIAEAHGGSLKIEDSPVGARFVLRLPAVCDPTMAARAGDGVPGENDPSEPC, from the coding sequence ATGCGCCTGCACGACCGTTTCTCCATCACGTTTCGCATCACTCTGTTCACCGGGGTGATGGCGACTTTCCTGTGCGCGCTGCTGGCCCTGTCCATAATGACGGGCATCCATCATTACGTCAGTGACGACGTCGAGAGGGAGATCTCGGCGGCGGGCGGCCGCGTGGCCGTCCAGATCGAGCGGGGGCAGATGACCTACCCGCTCGACGTCTACAAGAGCCGCGATCTCCAGGTGGTCGACCCGTCCGGCCGGGTGGTCGCCGCGACCGCGAATATGCGTGGCAAGCCGAGAATGGCGAACTTCATTCCGCCGGACACCAGGAACAGCATCAGTCGTGTCGTGTGCGGCGATGACTTCGCGGCCCCCGGATGCAACGTCGTCGTGGCCCAGTGGGCGCACCGCAGCGGCGAGAGATGGCTGGTCTACAGCGCGGCCCCGCAGGTGCCGCCGTGGGTCGATCCCTGGCTGGCCTCGCTGGTGGGACTGAGCGCGGCGGCGCTGGCCGCGGCCATCACCTATCTGGGTTACCGGGACGTGCGGGCATCGCTCAGGCCGGTCGACGCCATCCGCACGGAACTGGATGAGATCAACGAGACCTGTCCCAGCCGCCGGGTGCCGATGCCGCCCGCGCGAGACGAGATCCGGGCGATGGCCGAGAGCGTCAACCATACGCTGGGCCGGCTCGACGGCGCGTTACAGCAGGTGCAGAGCGCGCTGCAACATCAGCGCCAGTTCGTCTCCAACGCCTCCCATGATCTGCGTACGCCGATAGCGGCCATGCGCGCCGAGGTGGAGGACGGTCTCCTCGCGCCGGAGGAGACCAGCGTCTCCCAGCTGGGCGAGGCCATCCTGCCCAGTCTCGAGCGGCTGGAGGCGATCGTGCACGACCTGCTGACCATCGAGCGGCTGGAGCACGGTGCCTACGGCGAACAGGCCAGGATCGATCTGGCCGTGCTCGTGGCCGCGGAGTTGCGGGGACGCGCGCAGAAGACCAAGCGGTACGAATGCGCACTCAAGCCCGGCGCCATCGTGGCCGGCGACAGGATGCGCCTCGCCCGGTTGCTGACCAGCCTCTTCGACAACGCCGAACGGCATGCCAGGTCGAAGGTCTCCGTGTCCGTACGGCACGAGGCCGGCGAGGGGCGCGGCACCGCGGTGCTGGAGGTCGGCGACGACGGGCCGGGCATCGATCAGGACAAGCGCGAGATCGTGTTCGACCGGTTCACCCGGCTGGACACGGCACGCAGCAGGAACGCCGGAGGCGCGGGGCTGGGGCTGCCGATCGCCCGCCAGATCGCGGAGGCCCACGGGGGCAGCCTGAAAATCGAGGACAGCCCGGTCGGCGCCCGCTTCGTCCTGCGCCTCCCGGCCGTTTGCGACCCGACGATGGCGGCCCGGGCCGGCGACGGCGTCCCCGGTGAGAACGACCCCAGTGAGCCGTGCTGA
- a CDS encoding amidohydrolase family protein, translated as MPDETSAAGDDIRRVTAFWRELGLPGLIDVHTHFMPERVLTKVWAYFDSAGPLVGRPWPIAYRLAEDDRVERLRAFGVRAFTSMLYPHKPGMAEWLNDWAAGFAARVPGCLHTATFFPEPGAGRYVAQAIERGARVFKAHLQVGAYDPNDPLLDDVWGLLEDHGIPVVTHCGSGPAPGPYTGPEPIAALLSRHPRLPLVIAHMGTPEYAEFLDLALRHPAVFLDTTMAFTGFTEETAPFPREAVPLLLELQDRVLLGTDFPNIPYPYGEALTALADLDLGDEWLRAVCHDNAAKIFGLGQAEDMTS; from the coding sequence ATGCCGGACGAGACATCCGCCGCAGGCGACGACATCCGACGCGTGACCGCGTTCTGGCGGGAGCTGGGCCTGCCGGGCCTGATCGACGTCCACACCCACTTCATGCCGGAACGCGTCCTGACCAAGGTGTGGGCCTACTTCGACTCCGCCGGGCCGCTGGTCGGCCGGCCCTGGCCGATCGCCTATCGGCTGGCCGAGGACGACCGCGTCGAGCGGCTCAGGGCCTTCGGCGTGCGGGCGTTCACCTCCATGCTCTATCCCCACAAGCCGGGCATGGCGGAGTGGCTGAACGACTGGGCCGCCGGTTTCGCCGCCCGGGTGCCCGGTTGCCTGCACACGGCCACGTTCTTCCCCGAGCCCGGCGCCGGGCGATACGTCGCGCAGGCCATCGAGCGGGGCGCCCGGGTGTTCAAGGCGCATCTCCAGGTCGGCGCGTACGACCCGAACGACCCGCTGCTCGACGACGTCTGGGGGCTGCTGGAGGACCACGGCATCCCGGTCGTCACGCACTGCGGGTCGGGCCCGGCCCCCGGGCCGTACACCGGGCCGGAACCGATCGCGGCCCTGCTCTCCCGGCATCCCAGGCTGCCGCTCGTGATCGCCCACATGGGCACGCCCGAGTATGCCGAGTTCCTCGATCTGGCCCTGCGGCATCCGGCGGTCTTCCTGGACACGACGATGGCCTTCACCGGCTTCACCGAGGAGACCGCGCCGTTCCCCAGGGAGGCCGTCCCGCTGCTGCTGGAGCTGCAGGACCGCGTCCTGCTCGGCACCGACTTCCCCAACATCCCCTATCCGTACGGCGAGGCGCTGACGGCCCTGGCCGACCTGGACCTGGGAGACGAGTGGCTCCGCGCGGTCTGTCACGACAACGCCGCCAAGATCTTCGGCCTCGGTCAGGCCGAGGACATGACCTCATAG
- a CDS encoding VOC family protein, with protein sequence MGAKQHESPTERGPGFVTASVADPFGNILGIMRNAHYLEVLEGRG encoded by the coding sequence ATGGGCGCGAAACAGCACGAGTCGCCCACGGAGCGCGGCCCCGGGTTCGTCACGGCCTCGGTCGCCGACCCGTTCGGCAACATCCTCGGGATCATGCGCAACGCCCACTACCTGGAGGTCCTCGAAGGCCGCGGATGA